In Microvenator marinus, one genomic interval encodes:
- the hisS gene encoding histidine--tRNA ligase — protein MSVSTKPASGFRDFLPADTARREYVFQIIEEVYQSYGFERLDTPCVERLDTLMGKYGEEGDQLIFKILQRGEKLQRALESESPSDTDLADMGLRYDLTVPLARVYAQNRNSLPRYFKRYQIAPVWRADRPQRGRFREFVQCDVDVVGSKSMTVEAEVTAALAQILKRLEFQGFRIHLNHRGVLRALISVSGIGADKETDALVAIDKLDKVGIDGVQKELDERGISAASSATLLGILSKFKNPSDAEFSNENTLSLLEEHLGSDEDGRQALSELSELLSLAKSGPAAASLKLDPFLARGLSYYTGPIFEIRSDDFSGSLGGGGRYDGLIGMFMKEDVPACGFSLGVERILVLLEERQQLQIPSANADVMVALWDADSAPECIKLAHELRASSLRVDIYNDFDKYKKQFAYADSRNIPFVAILGPNELANSVVSVKNLKTGEQSEVARREVAAFIKG, from the coding sequence ATGAGCGTCTCAACGAAGCCCGCAAGCGGGTTTAGAGATTTCCTTCCCGCAGACACCGCGCGACGCGAGTACGTCTTTCAGATCATCGAAGAAGTCTACCAGAGCTACGGCTTTGAGCGACTCGATACGCCTTGCGTAGAACGGCTAGACACCTTGATGGGGAAGTACGGCGAAGAAGGTGACCAGCTCATCTTCAAGATTCTGCAGCGCGGTGAGAAGCTTCAGCGGGCCTTGGAATCGGAAAGTCCTTCGGACACCGACCTCGCCGATATGGGACTTCGATACGACCTAACGGTCCCGCTCGCCCGAGTCTACGCACAGAACCGAAACTCGCTTCCGCGCTACTTTAAGCGCTATCAGATCGCGCCTGTTTGGCGCGCGGACCGGCCGCAACGCGGTCGCTTTCGCGAATTTGTGCAATGTGACGTGGATGTGGTCGGCTCCAAATCCATGACGGTAGAGGCTGAGGTCACCGCCGCACTCGCCCAGATTCTCAAGCGACTTGAGTTTCAAGGTTTCCGTATTCACCTCAATCACCGAGGCGTGCTCCGTGCTCTGATTTCGGTTTCGGGCATCGGTGCAGACAAAGAAACGGACGCGCTCGTAGCCATCGACAAGCTCGATAAGGTCGGAATCGACGGTGTGCAGAAGGAACTCGACGAACGAGGAATCTCCGCCGCATCGAGTGCGACGCTTCTTGGAATCCTATCAAAGTTCAAGAATCCTTCTGACGCTGAGTTTTCAAACGAAAACACACTCTCGCTCCTCGAAGAGCACCTTGGCTCGGACGAAGACGGTCGGCAGGCCCTGAGCGAGCTCAGCGAACTCCTCTCTCTTGCCAAGAGCGGACCCGCGGCCGCATCGCTCAAGCTCGACCCATTCCTCGCGCGCGGGCTCTCGTACTACACGGGTCCGATCTTCGAGATTCGAAGTGATGATTTTTCGGGAAGCCTCGGTGGTGGAGGTCGCTACGACGGACTCATCGGCATGTTCATGAAAGAAGACGTGCCGGCCTGCGGCTTCTCCCTTGGAGTCGAGCGCATCCTAGTGCTTCTCGAAGAGAGACAACAACTACAAATCCCAAGTGCCAATGCGGACGTGATGGTAGCCCTCTGGGACGCCGATTCGGCGCCTGAGTGCATTAAACTTGCCCACGAACTGAGGGCCTCGAGCCTACGCGTGGACATCTACAACGATTTCGACAAGTACAAGAAGCAATTCGCCTATGCGGATTCCCGAAACATCCCTTTTGTGGCCATCCTTGGGCCCAACGAATTGGCGAATTCAGTTGTAAGCGTGAAGAACCTGAAAACTGGTGAACAGAGCGAAGTGGCACGACGCGAAGTCGCAGCATTCATCAAGGGCTAG
- a CDS encoding aldehyde dehydrogenase family protein has protein sequence MASSAVVEEARTIEKYSPVTGEKIAEYPIASVDEVKAAVEAASQAFGAWRDLSISARFKYINRLRDVIREDGEYYAARISEDTGKPLSDSLLTELMVTALMIDHYEKTAEKVLSRKRVRNPLVFPFKKSYVEHFAMGVVAVISPWNFPFQLAVVPAISALIAGSTVIVKPSEVTPIVGEIIAEVFEKAGFPKGVFQLLQGDGTTGAALCDSDVQKIFFTGSVATGRRVMQAASKRLIPVELELGGKDPFIVCHDAPLERAAKACAWGGLVNCGQMCTSVERVFVVESVYDKFMALLKNEVSQVKAGGPDEDADIGPMTFPKQIKIVEAHIADAKAKGAKITLGGNRIDRDGQFFEPTLIEDVTTEMDVYVEETFGPVIPVIKVMDEEEAIRLSNAHQYGLNASVWTLDVNRGIEIASRLECGQVTVNEIVQSVGNPVLPFGGVKNSGFGRYHGDEGLLSFTHTRAIMADYGRLSTEPFWFPYAGKYPEMLKAFKALLDGKLPKALISLVKIR, from the coding sequence ATGGCGTCATCAGCCGTTGTGGAAGAAGCGCGTACCATTGAGAAGTACAGTCCAGTAACCGGTGAGAAGATCGCCGAGTATCCCATCGCAAGCGTCGACGAGGTAAAGGCAGCCGTCGAGGCCGCCAGCCAGGCATTCGGCGCATGGCGAGATCTCTCAATTTCAGCGCGATTCAAGTACATCAATCGACTTCGAGATGTGATTCGCGAAGACGGCGAGTACTACGCGGCACGAATCTCCGAGGATACGGGAAAACCGCTCTCGGACTCGTTGCTCACCGAATTGATGGTGACCGCGCTCATGATCGACCATTATGAGAAAACCGCGGAAAAAGTCCTTTCCAGAAAGCGCGTTCGAAACCCCTTGGTGTTCCCCTTCAAAAAGAGCTACGTGGAGCATTTTGCGATGGGAGTCGTGGCAGTGATCTCGCCGTGGAACTTCCCATTTCAGTTGGCGGTTGTACCGGCCATCTCCGCGCTGATCGCGGGGAGCACGGTGATCGTCAAGCCCTCAGAGGTCACGCCGATCGTGGGCGAGATCATAGCCGAGGTGTTTGAAAAGGCGGGATTTCCGAAAGGCGTCTTCCAGCTCCTACAGGGCGATGGCACTACGGGCGCGGCACTCTGCGATTCCGACGTCCAAAAGATCTTCTTTACCGGGTCGGTAGCCACGGGTCGACGCGTCATGCAAGCTGCCTCAAAACGCCTGATTCCGGTTGAGCTGGAGCTTGGAGGAAAAGACCCCTTCATCGTCTGTCACGACGCCCCGCTGGAGCGTGCCGCAAAGGCCTGTGCGTGGGGCGGACTCGTCAACTGCGGCCAAATGTGTACGTCTGTGGAGCGGGTCTTTGTTGTAGAGTCCGTCTACGATAAATTCATGGCACTCCTCAAGAACGAGGTCTCTCAAGTCAAGGCAGGTGGTCCCGACGAGGACGCCGATATCGGCCCGATGACCTTCCCAAAGCAGATCAAGATCGTTGAGGCTCATATCGCCGACGCGAAGGCAAAAGGGGCCAAGATTACGCTCGGAGGAAATCGCATCGACCGCGATGGCCAGTTCTTTGAGCCTACCTTGATCGAGGACGTCACCACCGAGATGGACGTTTACGTGGAAGAGACGTTTGGCCCGGTCATTCCGGTCATCAAGGTTATGGACGAAGAAGAGGCCATTCGCCTCTCAAACGCCCACCAATACGGCCTAAACGCATCGGTTTGGACCCTGGATGTCAACCGTGGAATTGAGATCGCGTCCCGTCTTGAATGCGGACAGGTCACAGTCAACGAAATCGTGCAATCCGTGGGTAACCCTGTGCTTCCGTTCGGAGGCGTCAAGAACAGCGGGTTCGGCCGCTATCATGGTGATGAGGGTTTGCTCAGCTTCACTCATACGCGGGCCATCATGGCCGATTATGGCCGTCTTAGTACTGAACCATTTTGGTTCCCCTACGCGGGCAAGTATCCGGAAATGCTCAAGGCGTTCAAAGCCTTGCTGGACGGGAAGTTGCCCAAAGCACTCATCTCCCTCGTTAAGATTCGCTAA
- a CDS encoding M20/M25/M40 family metallo-hydrolase: MQYPWLDTFIHWLKIDSTSGDEAEFLEALEKYFVAEGYTAQRQPVEEGRWNLLLTTSESPKALFSTHVDTVPPFFGPKIEDGKVFARGACDTKGGIVAMAEAGRRLKDAGHLAHGYLFVVGEEVDHCGAKASVTLSVQTDQIILCEPTVNQVVKAQKGMVKLELRAAGVAGHSAFPDRGESAIEKLLVVLERIRSHEWPTNEILGPTTINVGVIEGGVAANVFAPSARAELLIRAVSPVEPLMETLRELSAGNCEISFPASNDPVFFEIPDDVSHTIVPFNTDATYLSELGPVWLVGPGDIQTAHSDHEHIVLDELERGIELYERLALRVLNA; encoded by the coding sequence ATGCAATATCCCTGGCTCGATACATTTATCCATTGGCTCAAGATAGACTCTACGTCTGGAGATGAGGCGGAGTTTCTCGAAGCACTCGAGAAGTATTTCGTGGCTGAGGGGTATACCGCTCAAAGACAGCCCGTGGAGGAAGGACGTTGGAATTTGCTCCTGACCACGTCGGAGAGCCCGAAAGCCCTCTTCTCGACACACGTAGATACCGTGCCCCCATTCTTCGGGCCGAAAATTGAGGACGGCAAGGTTTTCGCGCGCGGCGCGTGTGACACCAAGGGCGGAATCGTAGCCATGGCTGAGGCCGGCCGGCGCCTCAAAGATGCGGGCCACCTCGCCCATGGATATTTGTTCGTGGTGGGTGAAGAGGTCGATCATTGCGGAGCTAAGGCGTCAGTGACGCTCTCGGTTCAGACCGACCAGATCATCCTCTGCGAGCCGACCGTTAATCAGGTGGTGAAGGCACAAAAGGGGATGGTGAAGCTCGAGCTTCGCGCGGCTGGCGTGGCTGGCCACTCTGCATTCCCAGACCGAGGAGAATCCGCAATTGAGAAACTTCTCGTGGTCCTTGAGCGCATTCGAAGCCATGAATGGCCGACCAACGAAATTCTGGGGCCGACGACGATCAATGTCGGCGTGATCGAAGGTGGTGTTGCAGCGAATGTCTTCGCACCTAGTGCCCGAGCCGAACTCCTGATCCGAGCGGTGTCTCCAGTAGAGCCATTGATGGAGACATTACGGGAGTTGAGCGCAGGAAACTGTGAGATATCCTTTCCTGCCTCCAACGACCCTGTGTTCTTTGAGATTCCCGACGATGTGAGCCATACGATCGTTCCGTTTAACACGGATGCGACCTACCTCTCGGAACTTGGGCCTGTATGGTTGGTTGGCCCCGGAGATATCCAAACCGCACATTCGGATCATGAACATATCGTTTTGGATGAATTGGAGCGTGGAATTGAACTTTACGAAAGACTCGCGTTGCGCGTTTTGAACGCTTGA